The Trichomycterus rosablanca isolate fTriRos1 chromosome 22, fTriRos1.hap1, whole genome shotgun sequence genome has a window encoding:
- the c22h17orf75 gene encoding protein Njmu-R1: MFTSQTSSFQESIDVDDRDTDFDNEDLAAYGQKSQQINCYYSIYYYQNTRCEPAEESVAWSQKRADSTTSQDDFSLTLLASSLPADAEPELRSYISRRLSKGALLGGMGNIATVELSVAEQAVGCYCCLLEQEKSPEQPDADGNGWVICLLGGSEKGLNLFRIELDKYVQGLQSTLTLEMQNLETEVQPYLSRWYEESVLHIHRVVQLVQSSISYLLHAALSHTRVVVTGADDRTKSDIARFVKAASLQGLVQEDTTTTSLCKSITEEPHTDLQIDCSGSTPTFSNAVSNQFCDEWIQAFLNAAERCNPFLLRQILENFKLKAIQDMNNLKRFIRQAEMSHYALFRCCLFLQSCGNGDVLLQNARAEHSGLADARSIIRVLEEFLAEQAPITAQ, encoded by the exons ATGTTTACATCTCAGACCTCTTCGTTTCAAGAGTCCATCGACGTGGACGACAGAGATACAGACTTCGACAATGAAGATCTGGCAGCATATGGGCAGAAATCGCAGCAGATTAACTGTTATTATTCCATATATTATTATCAAAACACCAG ATGTGAACCGGCTGAAGAAAGTGTCGCCTGGAGCCAAAAGAGAGCCGACTCCACTACAAGCCAGGATGATTTTag TCTCACCCTGTTGGCCAGCAGCCTGCCGGCGGATGCAGAACCCGAGCTGCGAAGCTACATCTCACGTAGACTGAGCAAAGGAGCTCTGCTGGGTGGCATGGGCAACATCGCTACAGTGGAACTAAG cgtTGCTGAGCAGGCTGTGGGTTGTTACTGCTGCCTCCTGGAGCAGGAGAAATCTCCAGAACAGCCAGACGCAGACGGGAACGGCTGGGTGATCTGTCTCCTGGGCGGCTCTGAGAAAGGACTGAACTT GTTCAGGATTGAGCTGGATAAGTACGTCCAGGGTCTTCAGAGCACTCTGACGCTAGAG ATGCAGAACCTGGAGACGGAGGTGCAGCCGTATCTGAGCCGCTGGTACGAGGAATCGGTCCTGCACATCCACAGAGTGGTGCAGCTGGTGCAGTCCAGCATCTCCTACCTGCTTCATGCT GCTTTGAGTCATACTCGCGTCGTGGTGACCGGGGCAGACGACAGGACCAAAAGTGATATAGCGAG GTTTGTCAAAGCGGCGAGTCTGCAGGGTCTGGTACAGGAGGATACGACCACGACGTCACTGTGTAAATCCATCACCGAGGAACCCCACACGGACCTGCAGATCGACTGTTCGGGCTCAACGCCCACCTTCAGCAATGCAG tcaGTAACCAGTTCTGTGACGAGTGGATCCAGGCGTTCCTGAATGCTGCTGAGCGCTGTAACCCGTTCCTCCTGCGCCAGATCCTTGAGAACTTCAAGCTCAAG GCCATCCAGGACATGAACAACCTGAAGCGTTTCATCCGTCAGGCCGAGATGAGCCACTATGCGCTTTTCCGCTGCTGTCTGTTCCTGCAGAGCTGTGGTAACGGAGACGTGCTGCTCCAGAACGCCCGGGCCGAACACAGCGGCCTGGCCGACGCCCGCAGCATCATTCGTGTACTGGAGGAGTTCCTTGCTGAGCAGGCACCAATAACAGCGCAGTGA
- the rps15a gene encoding small ribosomal subunit protein uS8 produces the protein MVRMNVLADALKSINNAEKRGKRQVLIRPCSKVIVRFLTVMMKHGYIGEFEIIDDHRAGKIVVNLTGRLNKCGVISPRFDVQLKDLEKWQNNLLPSRQFGFIVLTTSAGIMDHEEARRKHTGGKILGFFF, from the exons ATGGTGCGCATGAATGTCCTCGCTGATGCGCTGAAAAGCATCAACAATGCAGAGAAGCGTGGCAAGCGCCAGGTGCTCATCAGGCCCTGCTCCAAAGTTATTGTGCGTTTTCTTACTGTCATGATGAAGCATG GTTACATTGGTGAATTTGAGATCATCGACGATCACAGAGCTGGAAAAATCGTTGTGAACCTCACAGGCAGGCTGAACAAG TGTGGCGTGATCAGCCCCAGGTTTGATGTGCAGTTGAAGGATCTGGAGAAGTGGCAGAACAACCTTCTCCCATCCAGACAGTTCGG GTTCATTGTGTTGACGACTTCAGCTGGTATCATGGACCACGAAGAGGCCAGACGAAAACACACAGGAGGAAAAATCCTAGGGTTCTTTTTCTAA